Proteins encoded in a region of the Anguilla anguilla isolate fAngAng1 chromosome 10, fAngAng1.pri, whole genome shotgun sequence genome:
- the LOC118237157 gene encoding stabilizer of axonemal microtubules 1-like — protein sequence MAIQSFSVAGPFTPGYAFQTVTQNPYKAGERKTAERKTTGTKTPGRKTAGYSPPRDMYTTSYREEFCNWEGTKRKPFKPCDNLMRSDGAFQGITTYQVDFSYKRLAGGQTDYRPQVAKAPERQSFQGPAPYAVQHKIKPNRPSRLQGVIYAPSAAAPLDLGSALRGQRGEEPSSAPPPKPAREAVSSASRRAFAHSTEYQATFRAWPTPPVYQHAYPVYDPPRGTMDFLTSYACDYRPWGVQTRPPIRQREEFDRPTGAFQHTTTYLADFTPKVATPTRARPAQRR from the exons ATGGCTATTCAGAGCTTTAGCGTTGCCGGACCCTTCAC GCCAGGCTATGCCTTCCAGACTGTGACCCAAAATCCTTACAAGGCCGGAGAGAGGAAGACTGCGGAGAGGAAGACCACAGGAACGAAGACCCCTGGGAGGAAGACTGCCGGATACAGCCCACCCAGGGATATGTACACGACGTCCTACAGAG AGGAATTCTGTAACTGGGAGGGTACGAAACGGAAACCCTTCAAGCCCTGTGACAACCTGATGCGGAGCGATGGTGCATTCCAGGGCATCACCACCTACCAGGTCGACTTCAGCTACAAGCGCTTGGCGGGCGGCCAGACCGACTACCGGCCGCAGGTCGCCAAGGCGCCCGAGCGCCAGTCATTCCAGGGCCCCGCCCCTTACGCCGTGCAGCACAAGATCAAGCCAAACCGTCCGTCCAGACTGCAGGGGGTCATCTACGCCCCCAGCGCCGCTGCCCCGCTGGACTTAGGCTCCGCCCtcaggggacagaggggggaggagcccagctcagccccgcccccaaagcCCGCGCGGGAGGCGGTCAGCAGCGCCTCCCGCCGCGCCTTCGCCCACTCCACCGAGTATCAGGCCACCTTCCGGGCGTGGCCCACGCCGCCCGTCTACCAGCACGCGTACCCGGTCTACGACCCCCCCAGGGGGACCATGGATTTCCTCACCTCCTACGCCTGCGACTACCGGCCCTGGGGCGTGCAGACGCGCCCCCCCATTCGCCAGCGGGAGGAGTTTGACAGGCCCACGGGGGCCTTCCAGCACACAACCACGTACCTGGCAGACTTCACGCCCAaggtggccacgcccacccgcGCCAGGCCAGCGCAGAGGAGATAG